Within Spinacia oleracea cultivar Varoflay chromosome 4, BTI_SOV_V1, whole genome shotgun sequence, the genomic segment CTTGACTCTTTTTTTGTTTATCATCTATCAATAATTCACAAACGTTGATTTCACGCGCCTGAGTAACCGTATATTGAGCAATGAGACAACCGCGACGATCATCATCGTTGTTGGTATAGTAATTTTTCAGATGCTTTGAGATGAAATGATGGCTTTTAATCATAGCTAACCATGATTTGCAAACAACCCTAAATTGCAATAGGGTTTTCACCGGCAACCAAGATAAAATTTCTATTATCAAATCTTCAGAAAATGAATGTCTACTTGTTGTTAATTTTACGGTATTATCCTGAAGCCATTTCTTGTGTTCGCTTTGCATTCTGCAAAATTgcaaataaacaatataattagaATGAGAAATTGTGACACTTTTTGTCTAAAATTACAAATACCGGAAATGATAACAAGAATCTACCTTTTCTTCAATATGGTTGTAACTTTGCCCATATCATGCCTACAATATTGCTCCAAAGAAAGAGCCATCCCTAAAAAAGAAATGTTAatatggtactccctccgtttctaaataagtgtcacatttagGCTCCGgcacggtaattaataaaattgtaaagtgtgtaagagttaatgattgggaatgttttttttttttgggaaaggatAAAGtgataattgtttaattgaataaagtacaaataaaagtgtatgtgaggattgaaaagtggaaaagtgtaAAATGTGTAAGTAAAAAGTAattatgatttatagaaaagtgggaaaagtgtatgaaaaagtgtgaaaagtgtatggaaaagtgggaaaagtacatgttcaaaaatagaaatgtgacacttataagggagcgccaaaaatgaaaatgtgacacttatttaggaacagagggagtaatacaaAACATTATTAATGACTGGAAGTTTAAAATATATAGTGCGTGaggtagaaaataatttaataataaaaagataACATGAAATTAAATATCTAGCAAATACGTTGCACAACAAAATAAGATGGAGAGATTATTATTTGTGGCGAAATAAGATGAagagattattattatttgtggcAATGGTAGAAGTTTTCCATACAACGGTAATGACAATGAGCACAATACTAAGTTTCCCTTTATAGTTACTGCTCGCATTAATGATGttccaattttgaattttgacaaATATTAATGTGAATTCTCGTTTAATTCGTCTCACTTAGTACTTTAAGAATTTAAAACATTATACTTTTTAGGCAATTAGagataaaaatgaaataaaatatgaATTGACAaattaaaacatcattataaaaagGGGTAAATAGGTGTTAATATTAAACTTTTAATGATAGAATCTATCATTTGTATAAAACTAAGCATTAACAACACCAAATTAACTTCTTGTGATAATctcctaaaaataaaaaataaaaaacttctTGTGATGTTATACCCTAATTTTGCGTTCTTTTAGGCtttttttctctcctcttttcACCCCAAGTTTTAAATTAGGGGCAAAAtcaaaactaattaaaaaaaaaaattaaaaaaaagagaaaactaAAAAAATCCTCTAAAATCAGGCGACCGAAATGAATTAAACAACGAAAAGCATAAATATTAGGCggaaaataacataaaaacgaCCCATGTGGTTATGAGCTAGCAACTTTGAATTAATGTATATATCGATGGTTCGAACACTGTTACACAACcttattcttttttcttttttgacatgGGATAAAAAAAAACCTTATTCAAAGGAAGATATTCCCTGCCTATTATtattaagaatttaagatcagTATTTATACCATTTACAAAGTAGGCTAAACTAGGCAAATATAATGAGAGAATATATTTACATAATCAATTACAGAGATTATGTAATCAATCACGTAATCAATCACGGAGATTACCCAATCAATCACAAGGATTTTGCACATAATAAAAATAGTATATACATAATCTATCACTAATATATGACGttagaaataaataaatgttgttACACAACGATATTGGATTTGTACCAAACTATAAATAATGGAGTAACAAATTTAATGAGGaattcataaaatttaaataGGATTTTAGATATAAGAGAAACCATCACAGAAGAAAAAGACTTCTGTATTAAACAAAAAAGTGAACTCAAATCACTTATCTAGGTATCTATAatcaaatacttcctccgtctcttttttgttttttacgtttgatgtttttcacgcgatttaacgactatttaatgtacattgagattcatctactttttttatttaaacaagaaaaattacgtttatttataatgttttcacttttatcaaaaatcttacattgggaaaatgagaaatatttaatgtcctccaatggatttaattggttaaaataatatttgggcacaaattttgatagaatattaatgctttatgtgataatataaagggaaatgtaaagaacaaaatgaaacacccaaaatagaatacgtaaaaaacaaaaagagacggagggagtactagttTGTATCCGTACTATTgcataaaatatttattttttttccaaatgcTCTTGATAGAAAATATAAAGATAAATTTTGTGACTTTTTCTATTATACCGCACAATATCAATTGAGTTTTTCAAAAAGTCATTGAAGAAATTATTGTTTTTTTCCAATCGAAATTAATCTACCgtataaataattcaagcaATTGTAAACGGACAACATGGTTGATTTTATACGTTCCAAAAGAAATAATTAAATCAAGATTATGTTATTGTTACGTTATTGAAATCTGGTACAATTTCAATTATAGTATTCGATAAAACTACCAAACcagaaaaacaataaaattaaaaacggatatttcatgaaatacccccgagttttgaagtaattcaccaaatgctcatcaagttccaataattcaccaaatacccctgacaattgacttaatgtcccaaatacccttacttttaacggtccgttagtccgccgttagccaagtttcataattcaccaaatacccctattattaaacttatttcaccaaatgccccaaacttaaaaatagtTATTCTGATGTTCCAACGACTAGTTTTTTCGTTTGAAAAGTAGCTGTTGATCTTGCTTGGCTATAAAAACCCACTTTCTGAATGTTTCTTGTAATTTAGATATTGTTTTTCTTTGCTTTGCTAATTGCATtagatttgtgtcatgagttttgtttccaaatcatcatcctcacacaatgagtccacatatattagagtacctaaCCAATTTTGCTATTGTGATAGGAAATTTGTCATCTgaagctccgatacaacactcaatccacaaaggttgtactacaagtgtgatccttgcaacaatctgagatggtgcaagggagtagttgagcaagaaaacaGGGGGCAACAGCATGAAGGACAATACAggggaagcttagacgaaggAGAAAGTACTGAAAATAGGGGAAATAGTAAGATGCAATAGGacttgaagcaaatgaagaaaagGCTGGTACTGTAATGTCAATACAAGGCATCttactttgattttgaaatgaaGAAAGGCTAATCCTATTTATGTCATGGTTTGGGATGGACAGGCAGAACTTAGGACTCAGGAGAGCAAGCAAGTACTTTTAGCAAAGAAAAGTTAAGACTTCAGAGAACTCTTAGCAAAGCAATTGGGAGGCAAACAACATGTGAAAGAAGTCCGAGGGCAGGGTCTTATTATTGGTATAGAGTTGGATGTACAAGTTGGCCCGCTAGTTGATGCTTATCGAAATGCAGGaatgttaaattgttaatatTAACTGCTGGAAAAGGAAAATAGTGAAATTGGTTCCTCCACTGACCATATTAGAACAGGAGCTCGAAACAGGTTCTGAGATTCTCCTCGAGTGTTTCCCGTCCCTAGGTTGAAGCAGTGGAGTTGAATTTGTGTACGATGAGTCGATGCTTGTCAAATTTCCTTGTGACATCAATAGATCCAAAGCTCATAATTGGCATCGTAGCTGTAAATCAGGAATAAGTTTCCTACTAGCTTCTCTTTGGATTATGCCTTGAGTTTAATGTACAAATTGTCATTTCAAGATATCCCACTCGTTAATCAGAACATTGATCTTCTTTGTTGCTTGGATTCATTTCATAAGTATCTTTCTTCCTTATTATAAGGCTTAGTTTGTTATTTTGATACCTATAAATTGTGTAGCTTTGTATTGAATGGAACACACaatcaacattattattttctcttcgtACTACAATGTTTGTTCAAAATTAGCCTTTAGATATTATCACTGGCATAAGCCAACAATAAGCAACGACTAATTTTCAAACGAAAAAACTAGACGTTGGAACATCAGAATAACTATTTTTAaggttggggcatttggtgaaataagtttaataataggggtatttggtgaaataaatttttaaaaaaggggcatttggtgaattatgaaactaggctaacggcggactaacggaccgttatcagtaagggtatttggggcattaagtcaattgtcaggggtatttggtgaattattggaacttgatgggcatttggtgaattacttcaaaactcgggggtatttcatgaaatatccgaatTAAAAAGGGAGAAATTAATAATCAGTTAGATGTATGttaattcaatttaaaacgACGAATATTTCACAAAAACTTTGAAAACTTACCGATTAATCGACGGAAGAATATTGGAATTTGGAGTTTTTTTTTGGGACTAGGAATTGGAGTTTGGAATTGGgggaacacaaattcttatttacaatggttgtacaataaatattgtacaccggagtaaaagttgactcaaaatgcttaaaagttacatttatatatgtaaaagttatctattttttaatgataaattttttcatttgaatcaaaattatttcttcaaaatcactaataatgtataaattaatcatttaaccctttaaaatgtttatctatctactttttatttttataatataaaagttacagaaaaataggttaaagttacacaAAACtgtataaaagttatcttggtgtacaataaatttactgtacaccttgtgcgcgcaagaccttttgattggAGGAATATATTGTGTGTGGTTTAGTTTATTTATAGGTGAACGATTACTTCAAATAAATACCTTTAGCAAGCTTGGGCTACAAAGTCTTGTAAAATCATCGTAAAACTAATATCGATTTTATAAGTCAATTCGACTCTTATCTcatatagattttttttttagtgtttAAATGATAAGAAAGAAAACTTAAAACTCTATCATATATACTGAATATAGAATTCTATGATATACACCTGCAAGGAGTATACCATAGAATTTGATAATTTGCAACATATTTTGCACGTAAATTATggcccatttttttttttttttacatgaaaATTATGGCCGATTATGGTATATTAAAGtgattaaataaataagtaaatattAAATACCTATGTTTGCAATTGCGGCTCTGCTTTTAACCAGTGAGAGGGATGTGAGCAAAAAGTCAGGGTATCCTGAATCGGAATCGGAATCTGTTAGGAACCTGCGGttccggaaccggaacctgttgtGCAGGTTCCGGTTCCGGGTAACAAATTTTTTGAACGGGTACCCTATTGGGTACCCTGTACACACTAATTTTAACTTGGGGTACCCAAAATAAGGAACCGGGCCATATGAAAATGCTTCATATgcctaaaatataaaataatccaagctaatttttggaaaatataaatatagaatTGCAACTTAAGCCCAAACTATAAAACAATCAAAGCCCAAACCATAAAGTAGAtagtttttcaataaaatataaatattttactTAAATTTTTAACATGACAGGGTACCCTGaatcggaacctgttgcaacaggttccgattccggttctcattttcaggaacctgttacaacaggttccggttccggttCTCATTTTAAGgaacaggttccggttccggttCCTGAAATTTCAACAGGGTACCCTGTTTTGCTCACCCCTAGATGTGTGGGTAAGCAGTGTGCTAAAACAAGTTATCAATCGTGGTTCTCATTAATCTCCCCGACGTATATGCACGATAGTTTCCTAATCCCACTCCAAACATATAGTGTGATGTGAACATAACATAAATATAACTCAAACTCTAGACACAAATCTTTGCACCTTTTGTTAAGTAAAAATTTTATAGTTTATTAGTGATAGGTTGCACGTGGAATTTAAGGGGAAAAAAAAGCTAATCTTCCGGAGTAAGAATCAAGATGTGTCTAATCTCCCGGAGTGTTTAAAACGtgcttttcaaaatacaaccTGCACGAACCAATCTTACACGAAGGCATGTTGAAGTTTCACCCCTTCAAAACATCACAACCTATCACCAAACTACAATTTCAAACCATATCATCTACTTCTACGGCGTCGCATAGTCAAAAGTACAAACCATCTTCAAAGCGTCGCAAACCCAAACCCATACCATTTCTCGCCGATCTCAAGCAACTGCATGACCCAGACGAAGCCTTATCTCTCTTCACACAGTACGCCCAAAAGGGCGTCAAACATGACTATCCTTCATACGCCTCTCTCCTCTATAAGCTTGCTCGCTCCCGAAAGTTTGAACTCGTCGACCCACTTCTTGATTTCATAAAAAATCGCGGTATTCGTTGCCGGGAATCACTGTTTATTGCATTGATTCAGCATTATGGTAAATGTCAATTAGTTGAGAAAGCAATTGAATTGTTTAATCAAATGCCCAACTTTAATTGTGAACGAAATTTGCAGTCTTTGAATGTTTTGCTTAATGTGCTTATTGATAATGATCGATTTGCTGATGCAAATGATTTGTTTTTGACGTGTAAAGAACTGGGTTTTCAGCCGAATTCGGTTTCGTTTAACATAATGATCAAGGGTTGGTTGGTGAAGGGAGAGTTAGAGAATGCGTGTAAGGTGTTTGATGAAATGCTTGAGAGAGTGGTGCAGCCTACTATTGTGACTTATAATAGTTTGATAGGGTTTTTGTGTAAGAAGGGTGAAGTGGGTAAGGGTATGAAGTTGCTTGATGATATGATTGGTAAAGGAACACACCCAAATGCAGTAAATTTTGTGCTTCTGATGGAAGGTTTCTGTTCCTTGGGGAAGTATGATGAGGCCAAGAAAGTGATGTTTGATATGGAGTACAGAGGGTGCAAACCCCAGCTTAATAATTTTGGGGTTTTGATTACTGATCTTGCACAAAGAGGGAAGCTTAATGAAGCTAAATCTTTGTTCAAtgagatgaagaagaagaagctaAATCCAGATGTGATAATATATAACATATTGGTGAACTTTTTGTGTAAAGAAGGGAAAGTCGAGGAGGCTTATAAAGTTCTTGTTGATATGCAAATTAAAGGATGTAAGCCTAATGCAGCTACTTATAGGATGTTGGTTGATGGGTTTTGTCGAGTTGGTGAGTATGAGAGGAGCTTGAGTATCCTACATGCTATGCTGATGAGCCACCACTGTCCTCGGTTGGAAAGTTTTCATAATATAGTTTCAGGCTTGCTAAAGGGTGGAAAGATGGATGATGCTTGCTTTGTGTTGGATGTAATGGAGAAGAAGAATATGAGATTTCAAACTGCAAAATGGGAATCTCTTGTTGTGGAGCTCtgtggtgatggtgatggtgatggtgatggtgatggtgatggtgatggtgatgataCTACTGTTGAACTTGTGAGTGAACTTAGCTCAATAAATTCATAGGCTTAAAGTAATAGTTAAAGTATTTTCAAGTTGTGACATTTTTTGTGTGCTTAGAGCATGATCAGCCCCAAGTCTTAAGATATGAGTTGTGCTGACATGGCATATGATTCATCAGTCTTAAGATCAGACATATAGAAATTGTAGCATTGAAGTAGACAAGTTTTATCAAAGTCTTAAAGTGAGTCTTGAAAAATTAAGACTCAACTTTGGTAGGtgagttaaattaaataataaattgatATTTTACATAAATTTGCAAGTCTTAAATGATTTAATGGGTGAAGAGCTAAATTTGATTGAATCTTAAAGAGTCTTAACAatcatttaattatttaatattaatgaaATGCTGACATGGCAAATGAAGAAAATCTTAAGATAAGACCTCCTTTGATCTGAGGAAGTCATTTCGGCATGCTGTGATGTGTTTCAAAACACATCACAGGGGCATTTCTGTAAATAAATTGAATttcaatggtacatgtttttatcgtaatggtacatgtttttatcgTAATGGTACTCCGTTTAATGAAATGGTACTTTCTTTTTAATGAATGGTACACAAAATGCCCTGTGATGTACATCACAGCATGCCGAAATTCCGCTCCCGATCTGCTCTTGCTCTTAGATGCCATAAACACATGGTTAACTGGTTTACATACCGGTAATTTAACCTGGAAGAAATAGTTTCATCACAAGTCATTATTTCTTGAAAAACAATATTAGTGTGAACCAATTAATGTTACCTAATTCATAGATTTCTTTATTACACAAAACACAGTTCCGTACCTACTTACATTAACCCGAAATTACTCAAACGTATCAGTACGCACGTTCCCAATACGTAATTCATGGGGATATTGGGTAACACTTGTGAAACCTGAAATGAATTATAATTGTATCCCAAAAGATGAACAAATACAGCAATGTAACTACTACTTGGTATTATATAAGAGTAGTTGCCAAACGCATAACCACAAAACAGCAAGAAACTTCTCCTTACTCAGACACCAATAATAACCAACCTGAAACTGAAAATCCCAAAAGAACTTAAAAGAGCCAAACATGGCAATAAACTTTTTGACTACACTTGTGCAACTAAATACAAATTCCGAGTATACCGTAATTTTTTTTCCTGTGAGACGCAGAAACACAACAAAATAGACTCATAATTCATAATAGACCAATGACCCGTAAGAGCAAGACCAAAACACTGGCTCTAACGGGGTGTAACTAAAATAGCAAACACGGCTTCCAAAATTCAGTAGCGGGGGTTTGGGGTAGGGTATGGGCCTAAAAACACGGACTAAAATCACCAAAAGCCCGTACGTTCACCCAAACTTGAACCCGCCAGCTGGGATGTTGGGTTGTGTAGCACCGAAGTTGAAGCCCTGTTGATTCATAGCTGTTAGAGCATCTTGAACATTCtgctcttcttcttcctcagcCCAGTATTTCTCCAAGACTTTCACGGCCTTCTCGTAAATCTCGTTATTATCATGAGTTTGCAAGTTCTCAATCTTGTCCAATCCTTCACATTCATCAATCATTTGAGCGTACACGTTTACTCCGCCATTCATTCCCATTTCTTTGTCAGCCTCTCCCACTTTCAGTATATTCTCAAGCCCCTCGAGGCAAACCGTAACAATTCGTGGGTCAGGGCATATTAGCAGATCACAGAGAGGTTTGATACAACCTTGGCTCACCAAGAATCTGCAGAAACAAAAAGTTCAGAAAAGTATGAAACTTCGTAACAATAATACGGAGTAGATATATAGATGTCTTGCAAGTATAACAAGTTCACAAAATGGTAATCGCATTGCACCTAATATAGGGCCAAGCAGATCAGGATTTACAAAACGGGGAATGCAAATTGACATCAAGTTGACAATTTTACTACAGAATTTACCTTATATCCTTTGAATTATTTTACTACAGTATGATTTTAGGGGTGCATAACACATAATTGAAAGTTGTTAATATTTTTCCATTCAAAATTACTCGAGGGTTTGAAGCTAGGCAATGTAGGTCCTATATTAGTTGGGCCATGTAGGTCCACCCATGAAACAGCACATGGTTGCAATTCAGGACTACAATACAACTACACAAGTATCCACATGAAGAATTTTGGAATTTGGATTGCATCTAATCAGATCTGAGATAGAGTCAAGAAGCACATGGTATTCAGTATTTCAGTCCCACAGCATACGTATCCACATGAGGGGCTCTGGCTACTGTAGCAAATCAATCAACCAACCTTTTTTAGTTTTACTTTTATGAGGAAAGAACGGGGCAGTGCCTACACAAGAAACACGAGCCTAAATTATATTGTCCAATAGGATGAAATACAAGCTCCGGGAAACCTAAGAGGAGAAAATAGAGCACCAAAAAGACCTAGCCTCCTTTATTGGGGGGGTGGGGGGGAGAGACCAATTTCACTACAAGAAGAATAGCTCTCAGATGTATGAAAGAAAAACCAATAACCTGTAGCCAAGACAACTGCAAATAAACAAAACTAACACTAATAAACTAACTTTAAAATCCTAATTTAATTGGCAGGTTCAGACAGTGAAATCTTATTTCTGTAACAGGGTAAATTTTTTTCCAAACCCTAGGGACGTGCAACTTTTTGGACTTCTCAACCATTGTCCAATACATGCTATGAGCCTATGACCAGTGACCACCAAGAGCATTAACCATAACCCAGCGAGTTAAAACCAAATCAGCCAAGTTCCTGAAGAAGATATATATGAATTTTATCCCAAGTAAAGAGATCGGTTGCAAAAGCTTAATAGCAGAAGAATGCTCCCTGCTGCTCCATTCCCTAAATTACATGAGTGAATTGAGAAGTTCTATTAACGATATACAGGGTCGCAATTGATTTAAAATTTGAGATTGAGATAAAGCAGGAGAGAGAACAGGTGAGGAGGAGAGATTGGGAGGGGGGAGGGGGTATCCTTTTAAACAATTAGTTCCTACGTGTTACCAGATTTCAAATGCCACAATTTCCATCCCACAATAAGTTTAAGTAAATGAAGTTTCTAAAGGAGTGATAGGTTAAAACCAAACGCGAAAAGAATAATTTTGGAAACTTTTAAAGACGCGAGAAAGATAAGGGTGACTAAGTGCAGATAAGCTAGCAGTATACTTGTATAAGTTGTATTACTCTATTTTCTAAAGGCTGTTTGGGCTTCTTTCATGATTCAAGGAAGCTGGATTTTAAGTATCGATTGGTCCTCAGTCATTTTCCACTAGAAACTAAGAAAATGGCCACATTGGTTGCAAGTAAGGCAGACAGCAATTTATATGATGAGCAAATATCACATTGATTCAAGGTACTCAAGATCTGACAACTGCAAACAAATTTAACACAAGGAATACCCAACATCTATATCACTATTAACACAACTCTGGGGTTATAGAAGGGAAGATGGTATTTTAGTTCACAGAAGAGAGCAGGAACTCACAAACAGTAATTACAGTTAAGCTGCTGAGTTCAGATCCTATATGATGAGCAAATATACAATGTATCAAAGATCACAAATGTTATCAACTCCTACAATCCACAGAGAGGTGGCAACTAGGGAAACGGCTAAGTGCCATCTATTCATAATTAAAGGTGTTAAATAGGGTATTACCCCCCGACCATCCCTACTGCAAGGCTGCAAGGCCATTACTGGACAGACAAACTGGCAAAGTTGACCTCCTTTCCTAACATCTTAGAAATTGGTCTTTCATCATTTCATGAGGTCTAAAAGGAACAGAGAGCAGTGCAGAACCCATCATCaatatgaaaataaaacaaagacaCGAGAAACTATAGATCATGTATGGCATACCGTATCTGTTCATGAGATCCCCCAGATGTGGCATTAGAGATTGCCCATGCAGCCTCTTTCTTGATGTCGAATTCCGCATTCTGGAGTAATTCCACAAGAGGCTGAACAAGACCAGCCTCAATAACAAGCTAATGACAAGAACAACAAACGTCAGGAACTTAGCACAAATGTGGTTTATTCATTCTAGCACAATCCCTCAATATCGGTAGCAGAAAATGAAGAACCTGACAATCATATCATAACAGACGCAACAAAAGCAAAgtaggaacaaaagaaataacaCTGGAACATCCGTGGTCTACTATAGCATTATCAATTTTAGGCATTAACATGTAAGTTAACTCAGCATATACTCTATATCAATAAGACAAGCAAGAATAAAGGGAAGTAGCATTGGTTGATTCAggaggaacaaaagaaataacgACTCCAGCATGAAATCAGTTACTCCAGGAACACATCAACCAAtaagattttaaatttttaatacaCCTAACTCTTTGAAACATTAAAcataaagtaaaagaaaaagtCCTCACAAAAGAAAGCGAACATATAAGCAAAATGAAATCATCACCTGAATTTGAATCTTGTTTCCAGCGGTTATATTCGATATTGTCCAACATGCTTCCTTCTTGATGCTTTTTTTGTGATTTTGAGTGAGAAGTTGGTTAAGACAAGGAAGGACGTTGTTGTCTAATACAAACTGCAAAGTCCACAAAACATGTCAGGTAAAGtaaaaagtgggagaaaaatatttGACATGAAAATATAGAAGGAAATGAAATATTATCCCTAGTTCCCTAAAGTGATAGCTACTGGTAAGAATAGGCTTGACCATTTTGGACCACTTTTCCCCCATTAATCTTtatatttcaaacttattcccTGGGGAGATGATCTAACATTATCCTTGCACAATGTCATAGCCTAAAACAAATGTCCCAACCTTATAAtccaaaaattaaattttaaattactcCTAGCCTTTCTTAATTCCTTCGGCTAAAGCAACCTCCAGAAGTTGGCTGGATTTCTACCACGCAAGCTACATTATATTCCAATTTGACCGTTGTAGAAAAGTAATGATGCATTTCTCTTTTAGGATGACTAAAATTTGGGGGAAACTGGAAAGTTAATTTTTAATTGGTGTAATTCATGACAATAATCAAGTTTTTTCATCTTTCGGCTAATTAAACTAGTCATTGTGTATTTAATTCCCCAATAAtgtattgaattaaatttaaaatttaattatttggcaacaaagttttttttttactgtacGCAATTAAAAAGAGCATACAACAGTATTGCATGGGAAAGTTGAAGAGTCAATTGTTCAATTCGAGGACAAATTGATTATGTCAAGGATTATCGTCTGCAAATGTGTCCTCGAATTGAACCATTAGCTCTTCAACTTTTCCAGCAAGGTTGTTGCATGCTCTTTTTAATtgcacacaacaacaacaaaatttcTTTATTgccaaaataattaaatataaattttgtcgacaaaaaaatatttaattcaaTACATAAGTGGGGCATCAAATACAAGATGGCTAGTCTAATCCTCCGGAAGATAAAAGAACTTGATTATTGTCATGAATTACACCAATAATTAATTAACCTTCACACATTAGTCCCAAAGGAGAAATGCGTCATTACTTTTCCTACAACAGTCAAGTTGACATA encodes:
- the LOC110792943 gene encoding pentatricopeptide repeat-containing protein At1g07740, mitochondrial-like — encoded protein: MLKFHPFKTSQPITKLQFQTISSTSTASHSQKYKPSSKRRKPKPIPFLADLKQLHDPDEALSLFTQYAQKGVKHDYPSYASLLYKLARSRKFELVDPLLDFIKNRGIRCRESLFIALIQHYGKCQLVEKAIELFNQMPNFNCERNLQSLNVLLNVLIDNDRFADANDLFLTCKELGFQPNSVSFNIMIKGWLVKGELENACKVFDEMLERVVQPTIVTYNSLIGFLCKKGEVGKGMKLLDDMIGKGTHPNAVNFVLLMEGFCSLGKYDEAKKVMFDMEYRGCKPQLNNFGVLITDLAQRGKLNEAKSLFNEMKKKKLNPDVIIYNILVNFLCKEGKVEEAYKVLVDMQIKGCKPNAATYRMLVDGFCRVGEYERSLSILHAMLMSHHCPRLESFHNIVSGLLKGGKMDDACFVLDVMEKKNMRFQTAKWESLVVELCGDGDGDGDGDGDGDGDDTTVELVSELSSINS